One genomic segment of Sminthopsis crassicaudata isolate SCR6 chromosome 2, ASM4859323v1, whole genome shotgun sequence includes these proteins:
- the LOC141555007 gene encoding protein FAM170A-like: MKRRYEEGSSYVKSTEKGSQEAEGHMREESPIRPGPSVAIKAENQQENENSSIYYSFSSSFSSSAITPKTDCKGCIYYIQVKTVKGVAVAWETETGMEPIQRAPRIYELNPSEESRLESPYQNLPGKALADMEKNVDEMNEDYKEEEVPGPSKVTDERRRRKIPDWMVTTDNGYRCVACCRVFLTLEDLRRHAKSGPKEGFSCHVFNKKIHERRRVQKNLPLGKDEHLTQSPKEQSKPREDQGKGKGRHGHTSRETQSMELHHDKDAE; the protein is encoded by the exons ATGAAGCGTAGATATGAAGAGGGGTCATCATATGTCAAGAGTACTGAGAAAGGATCACAGGAAGCAGAAG GGCATATGAGAGAAGAATCTCCAATTAGACCTGGGCCAAGTGTGGCGATCAAAGCTGAGAACCAGCAAGAAAATGAGAATTCTTCTATCTActattcattttcctcttctttctcttcttctgccATAACACCCAAAACTGATTGTAAAGGGTGCATCTACTATATCCAGGTAAAAACTGTAAAAGGAGTGGCCGTTGCATGGGAGACTGAGACTGGAATGGAGCCAATCCAGAGGGCACCTCGAATTTATGAATTAAACCCATCTGAAGAGAGCAGACTAGAGTCTCCTTACCAAAACTTACCCGGCAAAGCTCTGGCTGATATGGAGAAAAACGTGGATGAAATGAATGAAGACTATAAAGAAGAGGAAGTACCAGGACCTTCAAAGGTTACAGATGAAAGAAGACGGAGAAAGATCCCCGATTGGATGGTCACAACAGACAATGGCTACCGCTGTGTGGCCTGCTGCCGGGTATTCCTCACCCTCGAGGACCTCAGAAGACATGCTAAATCTGGTCCCAAGGAGGGATTTAGCTGCCatgtttttaacaaaaaaatcCATGAAAGACGAAGAGTCCAGAAAAATCTGCCTCTAGGCAAAGATGAACATTTAACTCAAAGCCCCAAAGAGCAAAGTAAGCCACGTGAAGACCAGGGTAAAGGAAAAGGCCGACATGGACACACCTCCCGTGAAACTCAGAGTATGGAGTTGCACCATGACAAGGATGCAGAATGA